The Gardnerella leopoldii genomic interval CCGTGCATAGTTGGCACATTCGTCACCTTCCACAATCCTGCAGTTCCAGGCACATTTTCCAGAAGCAAAGACGGCATCCAGGCTCCTGAGAAAACAGAAGCAATCTTGCCAGCTCCAACACCGTTCTTCCAGCGTTGACTCCAAGTTGTAGTTCTAATGTCAATCAATCCTTCATCAATCATTGATTGCCAGAACTTTGTAAACTCTTCAGTACCCTTATCTTTGCTCAATCTAACAGTAACTGTTTTCCCATCATGAGAAGTCATAAACGGGTGTCCACCTGCAAGCCAAATCATAGCGTTATAAAAACTTGCGTCACCTGAGTCTGCTGCAATATACACACCGATATCTTTAAGCTTACGAGCAGCGTGACGGTAATCTTCCCAAGTGTGTATTTTTGTGGCATCTACACCAGCCTGCTTAAACACGTCATCATTATAAAACCAAGCCATTGGGCCAGAATCCATCGGCAAACCGTAAACACGTCCACCAAGTTGCACAGAAGACCATGTTCCAGGAGTATAGAATGTGCGAGTATTTTTCACACGATCAGTAATATCTAAAAGCTGTCCACTTACAGCATATTGCGGAAGAGCAAAATATTCTAATTGAACAATATCTGGCATACCATAGCCATCTTGAATAGCACTATTAAGATTGCTATATCCGCTAGTATCTTTTACAGTTACATGAACATCTGGATTATGTAATTCAAATTCTTCAGCAAGTCGTTTCATGCTTGGTTCCCAAGACCAAACACTAATTTGAGTTCTAGAATCTTTAGTTCCGCATCCGCAAGAAAACAGCAAAGAAAAAACACAAAGTATCGACAGAAGCAAGCGTCCAAAATGATTGCGTTGTTGCAAAATTCTTGCAAATGCAGACATAAGATTTGCCATCCGTTACTTTATGTTACTCAACGTTGTTATGCGCTTACTCAACAGTTACAGACTTTGCAAGATTACGAGGCTTATCAACATCATAACCTTTTAACTTTGCCATATCCATTGCAAATAATTGCAATGCAACTACATCTACAAGAGGACTTAGCAAAGTCGCACATTTAGGACGCCAGAACACAATATCTGCATAGCGAGAAGCATCTGGATCACCCTCTTCTGCAACAGCTATAGTGAAAGCTCCGCGCGCTTTAACTTCTTCAATTCCAGAAATAACTTTCGCATGAAGCACATCACGACCGCGAGAAGATGGCACAATCACAACTACCGGCTCACCTTCATCTACAAGCGCAATAGGACCGTGCTTAAGCTCACCCGCAGCAAAACCTTCAGTAAACGTATACGCAATTTCCTTAAGCTTCAACGCACCTTCTAGCGCAACAGGATATCCAACATGTCGACCTAAGAAAAGGAAAGATTTAGCTTCCAGAGTATGCTCAGCAGCTTTCATAATTGATTCAGATTGTGTATCAAGTACATGCTGAATTTTATCCGGCATCTCTTTTAATTGCGCAACGATTTGCTGAATTTCGTCGCGATACATAGTGCCTTTTACTTGCGCCAAAAACAGACCAAGCATATAGGCTGCAACTATTTGCGCAACAAAAGCTTTAGTAGATGCAACTGCTATTTCTGGACCTGCATGCGTGTAAAGAACTGCATCAGATTCGCGCGGAATGCTAGAACCTTGCGTATTGCAAATTGCAAGAACTCGACTACCTTGCTCGCGCGCATGGCGCAAAGCCATAAGCGTGTCCATTGTTTCACCAGATTGCGAAATAGCAACAACCAGCGTGCGATGAGTCAAAATAGGATCACGATATCTAAACTCATGCGCTAATTCAACTTCTACAGGCACACGAACCCAATGCTCGATAGCATATTTTGCAACCAATCCGGCATAACTTGCAGTTCCGCAAGCAACAACAATAATTTTATCTATTGAACGCAAAACATCTTGGCTAATATGCACTTCATCTAGCACAATATTTCCTTGCGCATCAAAGCGACCTCGCAAAGTGTCAGCGACAGCATGTGGATCCTCATGAATTTCCTTATCCATAAAGGAATCCCAACCGCCTTTTTCTACTGCAGAAGCATCCCAATCAACCGTAAAACAAGTAGGATTTTCAACAATATTATTGTCAAAATCAGTTAGAAGCAAAGATGCCTTGCCGCTGCCATCTACATCTCCAATGCACACAGCTTGATCTTGACCAACTTCCAAGACTCGATCCGTATAAGCAACAAAAGCTGCAACGTCAGAGCCAAGGAAATATTCACCGTCTCCAAGACCTACGACCAAAGGCGAATCGTGACGAACAGCAGCCACAATACCAGGCTGACGAACGTCAACAGCAAGTAATGTGAAAGCTCCTTTTAACATTTTTGCAGTACGACGAAGAGCTGTGAATAAATCAGGCTTACCAGTTTCGTTTACAATATCATTCGCAATTTTGCCAAGTAATTTTGCAGCAACTTCAGTATCTGTTTGAGAAGAAAATTCGTATCCTTCTTCGTGAAGCTGCTCTTTTAATACAACAGCATTTTCAATAATGCCATTATGAATAAGCGCGATTTTGCCATCTGCACTAGTATGAGGATGCGCATTAATGTCACAAGGAGCACCATTAGTAGCCCAACGAGTATGACCAATAGCTGCACTCGCCTCAGGCATAGGGTTTGCATCAATATCATTGCGAAGAACAGATAAACGACCAGCTTTCTTTCTCACAGTCGCACATTTCATCCCAGGAGCAACTAAAGCTACGCCCGAAGAGTCATATCCGCGATATTCTAGACGCTCTAACCCACCTAAACAAACTTCTAAAGGTTTTGCACAAACTTTTCCAAAACCTGCGTATCCTACAATGCCACACATAATCTTCTATTGTACGTTATGCGAGCGAGTGCACGCCAGAGAAGCACACAAAAACTATGCAAAACTACATAAATAAGATACGTTTCTTACGTAAATTACAATACGTGATTTAGGAAATCTTTAAAACGATCAGTTTGCGGATTAGTAATAATATCTGCACTACCCTGCTCAACTATGACACCGCCATCCATAAACACAACCTGATCTGCAACCTCACGCGCAAAACCAATTTCGTGAGTTACTACAATCATAGTCATGCCATCTTTAGCAAGATTTCGCATAACGGTTAACACTTCACCTACAAGCTCTGGATCTAGCGCAGATGTTGGCTCGTCAAATAGCATAATTTCCGGTTTCATAGCAAGAGCGCGAGCAATTGCAACGCGCTGCTGCTGACCGCCTGAAAGTTCTGCAGGATAATGGTTCATACGCTCATCCATGCCAACTCGCTTTAGTTCTTCAATAGCTAAATCGCGCGCTTCTTGAGCTTTCATATGCATAACATGAACAGGAGCTTCCATAACGTTCTCTAAAGCCGTCATATGAGGGAATAAATTAAAACGCTGGAATACCATGCCAAGCTTCGCACGCTGTTGAGCAATTTCTTTGTCGTTAAGAGCCTGCAGACATTTCTCACCTTTATGCATTACTTGCTTTACACCGATGCGCTCGCCATAAATACTTATATTTCCTGCAGTCAAAGTTTCTAGTTGATTAATTAAACGCAATAACGTCGATTTTCCAGAACCGGACGGACCCAAAATAACTGTTACGCTACCTGGATTCACTGTCATATTAATACCGTTAAGTACATGCAATTGA includes:
- a CDS encoding ABC transporter substrate-binding protein, whose protein sequence is MSAFARILQQRNHFGRLLLSILCVFSLLFSCGCGTKDSRTQISVWSWEPSMKRLAEEFELHNPDVHVTVKDTSGYSNLNSAIQDGYGMPDIVQLEYFALPQYAVSGQLLDITDRVKNTRTFYTPGTWSSVQLGGRVYGLPMDSGPMAWFYNDDVFKQAGVDATKIHTWEDYRHAARKLKDIGVYIAADSGDASFYNAMIWLAGGHPFMTSHDGKTVTVRLSKDKGTEEFTKFWQSMIDEGLIDIRTTTWSQRWKNGVGAGKIASVFSGAWMPSLLLENVPGTAGLWKVTNVPTMHGEKRNAEMGGSSLSVLKSSRKPEAAMRFVNFVCHDMHGIRTRVNGGAFPADVVTLRDKSFLDRATIRDSRGIDIPYFGGQKFNRVFADAANRVDTGYRYLPFEVYSRSDFRATMGQAYDWSVKSLARLNVQAMIDAGVTQDDGSKLWLPDDPGKRISLKDGLLLWEKDLQEYGYNQGFVVR
- the glmS gene encoding glutamine--fructose-6-phosphate transaminase (isomerizing), with translation MCGIVGYAGFGKVCAKPLEVCLGGLERLEYRGYDSSGVALVAPGMKCATVRKKAGRLSVLRNDIDANPMPEASAAIGHTRWATNGAPCDINAHPHTSADGKIALIHNGIIENAVVLKEQLHEEGYEFSSQTDTEVAAKLLGKIANDIVNETGKPDLFTALRRTAKMLKGAFTLLAVDVRQPGIVAAVRHDSPLVVGLGDGEYFLGSDVAAFVAYTDRVLEVGQDQAVCIGDVDGSGKASLLLTDFDNNIVENPTCFTVDWDASAVEKGGWDSFMDKEIHEDPHAVADTLRGRFDAQGNIVLDEVHISQDVLRSIDKIIVVACGTASYAGLVAKYAIEHWVRVPVEVELAHEFRYRDPILTHRTLVVAISQSGETMDTLMALRHAREQGSRVLAICNTQGSSIPRESDAVLYTHAGPEIAVASTKAFVAQIVAAYMLGLFLAQVKGTMYRDEIQQIVAQLKEMPDKIQHVLDTQSESIMKAAEHTLEAKSFLFLGRHVGYPVALEGALKLKEIAYTFTEGFAAGELKHGPIALVDEGEPVVVIVPSSRGRDVLHAKVISGIEEVKARGAFTIAVAEEGDPDASRYADIVFWRPKCATLLSPLVDVVALQLFAMDMAKLKGYDVDKPRNLAKSVTVE
- a CDS encoding amino acid ABC transporter ATP-binding protein; translation: MVEAKSNLPAVAINDVQKSFGQLHVLNGINMTVNPGSVTVILGPSGSGKSTLLRLINQLETLTAGNISIYGERIGVKQVMHKGEKCLQALNDKEIAQQRAKLGMVFQRFNLFPHMTALENVMEAPVHVMHMKAQEARDLAIEELKRVGMDERMNHYPAELSGGQQQRVAIARALAMKPEIMLFDEPTSALDPELVGEVLTVMRNLAKDGMTMIVVTHEIGFAREVADQVVFMDGGVIVEQGSADIITNPQTDRFKDFLNHVL